The following proteins are encoded in a genomic region of Dialister hominis:
- a CDS encoding DUF1847 domain-containing protein, with product MMEAAAYVEATYYMQYTRIQETAAFAQRMGYKKIGLAFCVGISHEMELIASYFSKFFDVYSICCKNCGIAKDELGLSRVTPENPIESMCNPKNQAHFLNEQGCELFVSAGLCVGHDAIFNASCKGPVTNLIAKDRVLAHNPMGAVYSNYWRNKLGLNGED from the coding sequence ATGATGGAAGCCGCTGCCTATGTCGAAGCGACGTATTATATGCAGTATACGCGCATTCAGGAAACGGCGGCCTTTGCCCAGCGCATGGGCTACAAAAAAATCGGTTTGGCCTTTTGCGTCGGCATTAGCCACGAAATGGAGCTCATTGCCAGCTATTTCTCGAAATTTTTCGACGTCTATTCTATTTGCTGCAAAAACTGCGGTATTGCCAAGGACGAGCTGGGCCTGTCCCGGGTCACGCCGGAAAACCCCATCGAAAGCATGTGCAACCCGAAAAACCAAGCCCATTTTCTGAATGAACAGGGCTGTGAGCTCTTCGTCTCTGCCGGGCTCTGCGTCGGCCATGATGCCATTTTCAATGCGTCCTGTAAGGGACCGGTGACCAACCTGATCGCTAAGGACCGCGTCCTGGCCCATAATCCCATGGGCGCCGTGTATTCGAACTACTGGCGCAATAAGCTGGGCCTGAACGGAGAGGACTAG
- the ispE gene encoding 4-(cytidine 5'-diphospho)-2-C-methyl-D-erythritol kinase: MITETARAKINLTLWVGRKRPDGYHSIDSVMHSISLSDEITLEKSNEILLTVLEGDAPAGQENLMVRAAEAFFAVTELEGGVFLTLKKRIPSGAGMGGGSADAAAVLRGLSKAYEHPLSKEDLLKVAARIGADVPFCVEGGASRCQGIGEILTPARAWEGLPLVIAMPPLFMPTGPAYQKLDERKELSIDKTEDCLKALEERDWEGLADSLSNDFELGLFPNSPGLLSAARYVQSFDCPAVMTGSGSAFYLIPGSHEEGQWIVEQIHEEKPDWFAQTAETVGRHEL, translated from the coding sequence GGGTCGGGAGGAAGAGGCCGGACGGCTACCACTCGATCGATTCCGTCATGCACAGCATATCGCTCTCAGATGAAATTACACTGGAGAAATCGAATGAGATCCTCCTGACAGTCCTCGAAGGCGATGCGCCGGCAGGACAGGAAAACCTCATGGTCCGCGCCGCTGAAGCATTCTTCGCCGTGACAGAACTGGAAGGAGGCGTCTTCCTGACGCTGAAGAAACGAATCCCTTCAGGTGCCGGCATGGGAGGGGGCTCTGCCGATGCAGCCGCCGTCCTGCGCGGACTTTCCAAAGCTTACGAGCATCCGCTCAGCAAAGAAGATCTCCTTAAAGTCGCAGCCAGGATCGGCGCCGACGTTCCCTTCTGCGTAGAAGGAGGGGCATCGCGCTGCCAGGGCATCGGGGAAATCCTGACACCGGCCAGAGCCTGGGAAGGCCTGCCGCTCGTCATCGCCATGCCGCCGCTCTTCATGCCGACCGGTCCTGCGTACCAGAAGCTCGATGAAAGAAAAGAACTCAGCATCGACAAGACAGAAGACTGCCTCAAAGCGCTCGAAGAAAGAGACTGGGAAGGCCTCGCCGATTCCCTCTCCAACGACTTCGAACTCGGACTCTTCCCGAACTCCCCGGGACTCCTCTCAGCCGCCCGCTATGTCCAGAGCTTCGACTGCCCCGCCGTCATGACCGGCTCAGGCTCCGCTTTCTACCTCATCCCCGGAAGCCACGAAGAAGGACAGTGGATCGTCGAACAGATCCACGAAGAAAAACCAGACTGGTTCGCCCAGACAGCAGAAACCGTCGGAAGACATGAATTGTAA
- a CDS encoding flavodoxin domain-containing protein — MWNGTESIAHKIASEIHAQSPDTVVKVFNIAKSDKNEVMTEVFKSKAIAVGSPTVGCSILSSVAGWLEFLKQLKFKNKRAAAFGCYGWSGESVKILQAKLKEAGFDVIDDNIRSQWNPEESDYAAVPELVKHLLG; from the coding sequence ATGTGGAACGGCACAGAATCCATTGCCCACAAGATCGCTTCGGAAATCCATGCCCAGAGCCCGGATACAGTCGTCAAGGTCTTCAATATCGCCAAGTCCGATAAGAATGAAGTCATGACGGAAGTATTTAAATCCAAGGCCATTGCCGTCGGTTCGCCGACCGTCGGCTGCAGCATCCTTTCCAGTGTTGCCGGCTGGCTGGAATTCCTGAAACAGCTGAAGTTTAAGAATAAGAGAGCCGCTGCCTTCGGCTGCTATGGCTGGAGCGGTGAATCCGTCAAAATTCTCCAGGCTAAATTGAAAGAAGCTGGCTTTGACGTCATTGACGACAATATCCGGTCCCAGTGGAATCCGGAAGAAAGCGATTACGCCGCTGTACCGGAACTGGTAAAACACCTCTTAGGTTAA
- a CDS encoding MerR family transcriptional regulator — protein sequence MSYTIQQVSKMTRIPATTLRYYDKEGLLPFLERTESGYRRFSDVDLAALQIVQCLKSAGLSIEEIRQFSEWVHEGDSTLQKRLDLFLRRKEEMEKQIEEWKKILDVINYKCEYYQKAVEAGTEKHLFAKDKLPHADEFITAMPSLPNPQTSEN from the coding sequence ATGTCATATACCATCCAGCAAGTTTCCAAAATGACGCGCATCCCGGCGACGACGCTCCGTTATTATGACAAGGAAGGCCTTCTCCCCTTCCTCGAAAGGACCGAGTCCGGATACCGCCGCTTCTCTGACGTCGACCTCGCCGCTCTCCAGATTGTCCAGTGCCTCAAGAGTGCAGGGCTTTCCATCGAGGAAATCCGCCAGTTCTCCGAATGGGTCCACGAAGGCGACAGCACGCTTCAGAAACGCCTCGACCTTTTCCTCCGCCGCAAGGAAGAAATGGAAAAGCAGATCGAGGAATGGAAGAAAATCCTCGACGTCATCAATTACAAATGCGAGTATTACCAGAAAGCTGTCGAAGCAGGAACGGAAAAGCATCTCTTCGCCAAGGACAAACTGCCCCACGCAGATGAATTCATCACAGCCATGCCCTCTTTACCAAATCCTCAGACATCTGAAAATTGA
- a CDS encoding alpha/beta hydrolase — protein sequence MNKKMMKRALTLAAFGLLMAGGMMNASAMDRAPVAASKAPAETIDASKLSNAWDKTFPEDARVSHKKVTFHNRYGITLVGDLYTPKDMKPGEKLDAIAVAGPYGAVKEQVSGRYAQELAARGFLTLAFDPSYTGESGGQPRNTTSPDIDTEDFLAAVDYLSNRPDVDPQKIGVLGICGWGGFAINAASMDPRIKATVTSTMYDMSRVIANGYFDYDKTPEQIKAERKALREMVSAQRTLDYKNGTYKMAGGVPETVTPDMPEFVRNYHDFYQPISV from the coding sequence ATGAATAAGAAAATGATGAAACGCGCTCTCACGCTCGCTGCATTCGGACTTCTCATGGCAGGCGGCATGATGAATGCTTCTGCTATGGACCGCGCGCCCGTCGCAGCTTCCAAAGCGCCGGCTGAAACGATCGACGCTTCGAAGCTTTCGAACGCATGGGACAAGACATTTCCTGAAGATGCAAGGGTAAGCCATAAGAAAGTGACCTTCCACAACAGATACGGCATCACTCTTGTCGGCGACCTTTATACGCCAAAAGACATGAAACCGGGTGAAAAACTGGATGCCATTGCCGTGGCCGGCCCGTATGGCGCCGTGAAGGAACAGGTCTCCGGACGCTATGCACAGGAACTGGCGGCCCGCGGTTTCCTGACACTCGCCTTCGATCCGTCTTACACAGGGGAATCTGGCGGACAGCCGAGAAACACCACATCCCCGGACATTGATACCGAAGATTTTCTGGCAGCTGTCGATTACCTGTCCAACAGGCCTGATGTTGATCCGCAGAAAATCGGCGTCCTCGGCATCTGCGGCTGGGGCGGCTTTGCCATCAATGCGGCATCCATGGACCCGAGAATCAAAGCGACCGTGACATCCACCATGTACGACATGAGCCGCGTCATCGCCAACGGCTACTTCGACTATGACAAGACACCGGAACAGATCAAGGCAGAAAGAAAAGCCCTTCGTGAAATGGTCAGCGCGCAGAGAACGCTCGACTACAAGAACGGCACCTACAAGATGGCAGGCGGCGTCCCGGAAACCGTCACCCCGGACATGCCTGAATTCGTCAGAAACTACCACGACTTCTACCAGCCGATTTCTGTTTAA
- the panC gene encoding pantoate--beta-alanine ligase, translated as MNLEDFSHSQRNAGICPAPEAGRPPDRPGPTMGALHEGHLTLMRAAKEATDFVIASVFVNPTQFGPNEDFDAYPRRFEEDCRKLESVGVDAVFHPQAADMYPQGFCTYVNVDGDITHKLCGAQRPIHFRGVATVVTKLFNITQADEAFFGQKDAQQVVVVCRFVQDMNLPVHINMVPIVREESGLARSSRNVYLSPEEKTAALVLSRSLRLAKDAYEKGERNAAVLKALVTKEIAGEPLAAIDYVDLFSFPALEAIETVDEKSLLALAVRIGKTRLIDNIILG; from the coding sequence ATGAACCTTGAAGATTTTTCGCACAGTCAAAGAAATGCAGGAATTTGCCCTGCGCCTGAAGCAGGAAGGCCGCCGGATCGGCCTGGACCCACGATGGGAGCCTTACATGAAGGCCATCTGACGCTGATGCGGGCGGCAAAAGAAGCGACGGATTTCGTCATCGCATCGGTCTTCGTCAACCCAACCCAGTTCGGCCCCAATGAAGATTTTGACGCCTATCCACGCCGTTTTGAAGAAGACTGCCGGAAGCTCGAAAGCGTCGGCGTCGATGCCGTCTTTCATCCGCAAGCGGCAGACATGTATCCCCAGGGCTTTTGTACGTACGTCAACGTCGACGGCGATATCACACACAAGCTCTGTGGTGCCCAGCGGCCTATCCACTTCCGCGGTGTCGCCACAGTCGTAACGAAGCTCTTTAACATTACCCAGGCAGACGAAGCCTTTTTCGGACAAAAGGATGCCCAGCAGGTCGTCGTTGTCTGCCGCTTTGTCCAGGATATGAACTTGCCGGTTCATATCAACATGGTCCCCATCGTGCGGGAAGAAAGCGGCCTGGCCCGCAGCTCGCGCAACGTCTATCTGTCGCCGGAGGAAAAGACGGCAGCTCTCGTCTTGTCGCGCAGCCTGCGCCTGGCAAAGGACGCCTATGAAAAGGGCGAACGCAACGCAGCCGTCCTGAAGGCGCTGGTCACGAAAGAAATCGCAGGGGAACCGCTAGCCGCTATCGACTACGTAGATCTCTTTTCTTTCCCGGCCCTTGAAGCAATCGAAACGGTCGATGAAAAGAGCCTCCTTGCCCTGGCCGTACGCATTGGCAAGACGCGCCTTATCGACAACATCATCTTAGGCTGA
- a CDS encoding aromatic amino acid transport family protein, protein MEYVRELDTRAAGTAATQSALKVHRLTFMEAAMLVVGSTIGSGVLGLAYASRLAGWPVPFVWLVVAGIFSGISMLYVAETALRTQEPLQLSGLAEKYVGRIGSWLIFFSVGATSFCSLIAYTAGCGRILSECTGLTPELAGILFAAAATVVVWGGLKVTGVAEKFLSLGMIIMLLLLAGASVVSARVPLADIFYTHWAHAVPVFNIAVFCYAVQYIVPELARGFTHAPQKLVPSILTGMGISFLILASVPLSVFLMLPVAEITEVASLSWGRALQPDIFFFLVNAFAFCAMLTSFWAISESFLTNMVNRLHLASEGAVKGRALCLAVIVIPPVFLASGNLVGFVNALFSAGTFGGIIMSVLPVFMLRQARRQGNRQPCWQCGRIASLPVQLLVVALFSGAGIYALCSLAGLLPPAW, encoded by the coding sequence ATGGAATATGTACGTGAGTTGGATACAAGAGCGGCGGGCACTGCCGCCACCCAAAGTGCCTTGAAGGTGCATCGTCTTACCTTTATGGAGGCAGCCATGCTGGTCGTCGGTTCGACCATTGGCTCCGGTGTCTTAGGACTGGCCTACGCGAGCCGTTTAGCCGGCTGGCCTGTCCCATTCGTCTGGCTCGTCGTAGCCGGGATTTTTTCCGGTATTTCCATGCTGTATGTCGCGGAAACAGCCTTGCGGACACAAGAGCCGTTGCAGCTTTCCGGCCTGGCTGAAAAGTACGTGGGGAGAATCGGTTCCTGGCTGATTTTTTTCTCCGTTGGCGCTACGTCCTTTTGCAGTCTCATTGCCTATACGGCCGGCTGTGGCCGGATCCTCAGCGAGTGTACGGGCCTTACGCCGGAGCTGGCCGGCATTCTCTTTGCTGCCGCTGCGACCGTTGTCGTCTGGGGCGGCCTGAAGGTGACCGGTGTAGCCGAAAAATTTCTCAGTCTGGGCATGATCATCATGCTGCTGCTCCTGGCCGGGGCCTCTGTCGTATCAGCCCGCGTGCCTCTGGCAGATATTTTTTATACCCACTGGGCCCATGCCGTCCCGGTTTTTAATATTGCCGTTTTCTGTTATGCCGTTCAATATATTGTGCCGGAGCTGGCTCGCGGCTTTACCCATGCGCCACAAAAATTGGTGCCGTCCATCCTGACCGGCATGGGCATTTCCTTTCTCATCCTGGCCAGCGTGCCCTTGTCTGTTTTCCTCATGCTGCCTGTAGCAGAGATTACGGAAGTAGCGTCTCTCTCGTGGGGACGGGCCCTGCAGCCGGATATTTTCTTTTTCCTGGTCAATGCCTTTGCCTTTTGCGCGATGCTGACGTCCTTTTGGGCTATTTCGGAAAGCTTTTTGACCAATATGGTAAACCGCCTGCACCTGGCCTCGGAAGGGGCTGTAAAGGGCCGTGCCCTGTGCCTGGCCGTCATCGTTATACCGCCTGTTTTTCTGGCGTCAGGCAATCTCGTAGGCTTTGTCAACGCCTTGTTTAGTGCCGGTACCTTTGGCGGTATTATCATGTCCGTCCTGCCTGTGTTCATGCTGCGCCAGGCCCGGCGCCAGGGCAACCGGCAGCCCTGCTGGCAGTGTGGCCGTATTGCCAGCCTGCCTGTGCAGCTCCTGGTCGTGGCCCTCTTTAGCGGTGCCGGCATCTATGCCTTGTGCAGCCTGGCAGGACTGCTGCCGCCGGCGTGGTAA